Below is a genomic region from Chromatiaceae bacterium.
CAGGTCACCGGCGAAGATCAGCCCCAGCTTGCCGCGCACCAGGATCTCGCCGAAGCGCAGCACCAGGCACACGCCGATCAGGCCGACGATGATCCGACCCAGACCGGTCAGCAGGTGGGTCTCCGGGTGGCGGGCGAAGCCGACCGACGACAACGAGCCCTCGAACACCACGATCGCGAAGCCCATCGTGAATGCGGTGAGCACCGCGAGCAGCGGCTGCAGGTGCAGGGTCTGCCACAGCGGATGGACCTTCCAGCCCATCGCGATCAGCATCGTACCGAGCGACGACTGGTGCATGGTCGGCAACAGCACGCCCAGCGCGATCACGAAGAACAGCACCTTGTTGAGCCTCTTGCGCCACGCGTCGGCCCGGAAACGCTCCAGCACCGTCGGCAGGAACTCGATCGCCAGCACGACGATATAGGCGCTGACGCACAGGCCGACCTCGAGCATCACCGAGTTGAAGTTCATCTGCCAGGGCAGGAACAGGTTGTAGAACTGCCACCAGCGGCCCATGTCGATGATCGCGCCGAGTCCGCCGAGCCCGTAACCGAGCAGGCTGGCGAGCAGCGCGGGTCGGATCAGCGGGTGGTACTGGCCCTTGTTGAAGATGTACACGGTCACCGCCAGCGCGTAGCCGCCGCAGGCCAGCGCGGTGCCGACGACGATGTCGTACACGACCCAGATGCCCCACGGGAATCCGCCGTTCAGGTTGGTGACCGCACCCATGCCGTTGACGAAGCGCTCGGCCAGGTAGTAGAGGCCGACCACGGCGAGTACGCCGAGCAGCAGGAACGGCAGCGTGACGATCCGGCGTTGGAGCGGTTGATAATGACTCACTGGTCGTCCCCCTCGTCGTCGGTATTGCGCTTCACCAGCCAGGTCAGGCCACCGAGCACGACCGCCGGCAGCGCCATGTAGCTGTACAGGGTGTGCTGCACGGTCTCCGAGATCGACACGTGGGAACGCTCGCCGAGCGGCGGCATGCCGAGCCTGTCGAACGGGATCGCCGAGACGTGCATCACGTTGGTGCCGCCCGCCTCGTGTTCGCCCCAGACGTGCTGCTGGTACACCGGCACCGCCTTCTCGTGGAAACTGTCGGGCTGGCGCACGTCGCCGCGCGGGTAGTTGTAGGTATCGCCCGGTTTCAGCGCCATGCGGCGCTTCGCCTCCTCGAGCAACGCGCTGCGCGAGCCGAACAGCGTGGCACCCGTCGGGCAGGCCTCGGCGCAGCCGGTCATCAGGCCCCGGTCGATGCGCTCGACACCCTTCTGGTTGCAGAACTGGCACTTGTGCAGCTCACCGAACGGGTTGCCGTAGTCGAACTGCGGGACGTTGTACGGGCAGCCGGTCATGCAGGTGCGGCAGCCGATGCAGGCGTCGCGGTCGTAGCTGACGATCCCGGTGCGCGGATGCTTGGTCAGCGCGGTGACCGGGCACACCGAGACGCAGCCCGGATCGACGCAGTGCATGCAGCTGCGCTTCTCGAACGCAAAGCCGTCGACCACCGCGTCCTTGGTGACCGGCTGGCCGTTCGTGTAGACCTTGATGACGTTGTAGGTCTGGTGCGACAGGTCCTTGGCCGAGTCGTATTGCACGTCGCCGTCGAGCACCGTCGGCGGCAGCTCATTGACCCGCTTGCAGGCCGAGACGCAGGCCTTGCAGCCGACGCACAGCGTCGAGTCGAACAACATGCCGACCGCCTCCGGTGCCGGCTCCAGGTTCGGCCGCGCAGCGGCGTGGCCGCTGCTCAGTGCCGCTGCCGCACCCCCCAGGGATGCGCGCAGGAAGTCTCTGCGGTTCATCGTGCCTCCCCCGCTCATTCCTGGTCCGCGTCCTTGTTCAGTCGCCGGCCGGCGACCGCCGAGGCACCGAGCACCGCCCCGACCGCGGCACCGGCGACCGCCGCGGTCGCCACGGTCGCGTGGCTGGTCCCCTCACGCGCGTCGATGGTCGGGAAGGCGTTCGGTGGCGTGTGCGTCTTGACGTCGGACAGGCTGAACAGGGCCTTGTGGAAACCGGTGCCCTGCTCCGAGCAGCCGAAGCACGGATGCCCGACCCCGATCGGCCAGACCCCGCCGCCGACGTTGTTGAACTCGAGGCTGGGACAGTTGTTGTAGGTCTCGGGCCCCTTGCAGCCGAGCTTGTACAGGCACCAGCCCTTGCGATGTCCCTCGTCGCCGAACTCGGTCGCGAAGCGGCCGGCATCGAAGTGCGGCCGGCGATAACAGTTCTCGTGGATCAGGCGTCCGTAGGCCCACTTCGGCCGCCCCTTCTCGTCGATCGGCGGCAGCTTGCCGTAGGTGACGAAGAACAGCACCGTGCCGATGAAGTTGGCCGGGTTGGGCGGACAGCCGGGGATGGTCACGACTGTCTTGTCGCTCAGGAACTGCGGCGCGCCGACCGCGCCGGTCGGGTTCGGCGTTGCCGACTGCACACCGCCCCAGCTGGCACAGGAACCGTAGGCGACAATGGCCGCGGCATGTTCCGC
It encodes:
- a CDS encoding hydrogenase small subunit — its product is MKEDSFDYTAIEQRLGVSRRTFLKFCAGVAASLGLGNNAAYAMAEAVADRKRRPPVIWLHGQECTGPTEALLRAEQPSLEHLILDLISLDYHQTLDAGAGHHVEAVKREVMQANKGRYLLVVEGAIPLAQNGIFCKIGGQTMMDATREAAEHAAAIVAYGSCASWGGVQSATPNPTGAVGAPQFLSDKTVVTIPGCPPNPANFIGTVLFFVTYGKLPPIDEKGRPKWAYGRLIHENCYRRPHFDAGRFATEFGDEGHRKGWCLYKLGCKGPETYNNCPSLEFNNVGGGVWPIGVGHPCFGCSEQGTGFHKALFSLSDVKTHTPPNAFPTIDAREGTSHATVATAAVAGAAVGAVLGASAVAGRRLNKDADQE
- the hybA gene encoding hydrogenase 2 operon protein HybA, with protein sequence MNRRDFLRASLGGAAAALSSGHAAARPNLEPAPEAVGMLFDSTLCVGCKACVSACKRVNELPPTVLDGDVQYDSAKDLSHQTYNVIKVYTNGQPVTKDAVVDGFAFEKRSCMHCVDPGCVSVCPVTALTKHPRTGIVSYDRDACIGCRTCMTGCPYNVPQFDYGNPFGELHKCQFCNQKGVERIDRGLMTGCAEACPTGATLFGSRSALLEEAKRRMALKPGDTYNYPRGDVRQPDSFHEKAVPVYQQHVWGEHEAGGTNVMHVSAIPFDRLGMPPLGERSHVSISETVQHTLYSYMALPAVVLGGLTWLVKRNTDDEGDDQ
- the hybB gene encoding Ni/Fe-hydrogenase cytochrome b subunit, which produces MSHYQPLQRRIVTLPFLLLGVLAVVGLYYLAERFVNGMGAVTNLNGGFPWGIWVVYDIVVGTALACGGYALAVTVYIFNKGQYHPLIRPALLASLLGYGLGGLGAIIDMGRWWQFYNLFLPWQMNFNSVMLEVGLCVSAYIVVLAIEFLPTVLERFRADAWRKRLNKVLFFVIALGVLLPTMHQSSLGTMLIAMGWKVHPLWQTLHLQPLLAVLTAFTMGFAIVVFEGSLSSVGFARHPETHLLTGLGRIIVGLIGVCLVLRFGEILVRGKLGLIFAGDLASLMFLIETALFVYPLVVLSSPRGRADATRLLYAAVSMLLAGTLYRFNAFLITFDPGPGYSYFPALPEIMVTVGLVAIEIMVFLFVVKTFPVLPREHKPSVTGA